The Myripristis murdjan chromosome 6, fMyrMur1.1, whole genome shotgun sequence sequence AGTTAGTCTCATCAACACAACTTTGAATAACGTATTTCCACATTGAATATATATTTGGCCAATAAAgtcatcattttgaaaaattgccATTGCAGGAGACTTGTGAGCCATGCGACAGCTCATGTCGACATTGCACAGGCCCCAGATCGGACCAGTGTCTGACTTGCCCCCGTGATTTTGGCCTTCACGCTGTGGAGAACCGCTGTGCCCGCTGCTGCCAGGCTGGAGGAAATGACACtgactgctgtgtttgtgaCACTAATTCAGGTAGAGTCCCTGCCGGTGTTTAGCAGCACAGCTCTGTTGAGATATGACCACCTACTTACAGCCATTTTTTTGTTCTAGCTCTGTGTGTGGAGGCCCCCCAGCCCAAGTCAGATGACCAGGCAGCAGATCTCAGTATATCACCTGGAGCTCTCAAGCACACCTCAGCTGCCTGGCCTGTCGCCCTGCTGCTGGCGCTGGGGTTGGCTCtgggtgtgtttgctgtggtcaaGGCCCACGCCAGGAAGAGGCTTTGCTGGAGCCGCAGCTATGAGAGACTAAGTGGCAGCGCCTCGAGCAGTATGCCCCATGGGGTGCCTGAGCCAGACAGTGGTGATGAGGCGGATGTGGTGTACACCAGCAGGGGCGGATCAGTATATCGACGCTACAGCTTTATCCACGAGCAGGACACAGATGCAGACCAGGATGTGGATGAGAGCACTTATCTCAACCAGTCTTAGTATCGTAGATGCATCTGAGCCAGTAGAGCTTATAATAGCTGTATAGTGGATGCACATAGTCCCAATACCAAGACTGAAATTAGGGGGATTCAAAGCAGTTTAGTTGATTTTTAGGAATGGAATGCATTTGTAtctgttgtgttgctttttgactTCTGGTGAGAGTTAATTTTTATTCCTCAAAGTGCCTTCATCTGTATACTACATGTGATTAGAGGAGGCATTTGTGAGTGAAAGAATGAAATGATCATGTAGAATGACTTCATCTGTGTAGTCTGTGTTATTAGAAGAGGCATTTGTGagtgaaacagtgaaatgaaGTGATCATATATAATGACTGATATACAATACAATTTATTGTAAATAGAAATGTAACTGCAATAAAAGCTTATTTTCTACTTCATGCCCTCTGTACActtataaaactggctgtatgGATGATGGCTTTTATGAGAGTGATATcttcattatatttattatgCTTTTGAGCAGATGTGTTGTGACTTTTGAGCAGATCAAGGTTATGCCACTTGACAAAACAGTATTATATGCACAATACCTTTTTACTGAAGAAGATACAAGGAAATACAGTTGTTTGAATTTCAAACATAGACCTCTCGTATAAAGATGTGTACAGACTGAGGTCTCTGCTGTACAGGTTCAGTTTCACAGTACAATGTAGAGAGTTGTGTTAGTGGTGTTAGTTTTGTCATAAGATCCACCAGGACATGCAGTAGATTCTTTTGTGTATTAGTTAATAGTTGCTGAAGCACATTTGCAAGAGACTTCCTCTTACGCCTTAGTTTGACACACCTATTGGCTGATTGGATTTGCATTACCTCTTGAAATAGTGTCAGAGCCTCTCCCCATTTGTTTGATGTTTAACCTGCAGTGTGGACAGTGAAACCAGCAGACTGGAGTCTTGATCTTTTTAACGGCACACAACTGAAGACATGGCTCTTACTGGATCATCAAAATGTCTCAGATTCTTCAAGACTTTCTCTCTCATACTCATATGTATGTCTCTTTCATTTGTACTTTGGCAAATCGGCTCTGAGAGGCATCAGGTCAGGTCATTGCCTGATTTCACATTACCAGAGCATTCCAGTGATGACCTGCCCGGCTGCCTGGCTGTCATCGAGGGAGATCTACAGGGCAAGAAAGACAAATTGGATGGACTTCTGACATCTAAGAGAACACATTTATCTGAAGAGTTCTACCTTAATCTGACAAAGGACTGTCAGGATTACATCAAAACTAGAGGATTCATCACAATGCCTATTagtgaggaggagaaaaactttCCCATTGCCTACTCCATGGTGATCCATGAGAAGATTGGGATGTTTGAGCGACTCCTGCGTGCTGTTTACCATCCTCAGAACGTctactgtgtgcatgtggaccAGAAATCCTCTGAAGAATTTAAAGCAGCTGCTCAAGCAattgtttcctgtttccctAATGTGTTTATAGCCAGTAAGTTAGAAAGTGTGGTGTATGCATCATGGTCTCGAGTGCAAGCGGATCTGAACTGCATGAAAGATCTGCTGAAATCACCTGTCCCGTGGAGATACCTACTCAACACCTGTGGAACAGATTTCCCCATCAAAACAAATGCAGAAATGGTTCAGGCAATGAAGCTCCTCAATGGAAGGAACAGTATGGAGTCTGAGACCACTAATGACTACAAGAAAGGTCGTTGGCAATATCATCACATCGTTGGCGACAGTGTTGTTAGGACGGATACTATGAAAAGTCACCCTCCCATTAGCAGCCCCATGTTTTCAGGCAATGCCTACTTTGTGGTAACGAGAGACTTTGTGAAATATGTGGTGGAGGATCAGGAGATTCAGAAGTTTCTGGAGTGGGAGAAGGACACATACAGCCCTGATGAGCATCTGTGGGCCACTCTGCAGAGGATGCCCTCTGTGCCTGGGTCAATGCCTGCTAACAACAAGTATGATCAGTCAGACATGCTCGCCATTGCTCGCCTGGTGAAGTGGAGTTATTTAACAGGAGATGTGAAAAAGGGAGCTCCATATCCTCCCTGTTCTGGCACTTACAGAAGAGCAGTTTGTGTATATGGGGCTGGTGATCTCCATTGGTTATTTCAGCAACACCACCTCATTGCAAATAAGTTTGATCCTGAAATTGATGACATTGCCTTAAGATGTATAGAGGCATTCCTACGCTTCAAAGCAGTGAACTCTGAATTAGCAATGACAACCTTTTAATTTGTAAACCTTTACTTTGTAAACAACAGACATGTACAGTATAATGCATATGGCAGTAGGAGGTGGTGTAAACATTATTGTAAATATTGAATTAAAATCTTGAGACTGAACAAAtatcttttaaaatattatgtGCCAGTATCTATGTGATTTCAATGAAATCTTTGTTACCCAGCATTGCCACCTAGTGGGCTGATAGAGGAACTGATCTGTAGAGCAGAGATCCAGCTGTGTTACTTTGTGTGATCATACTTAAGATGTGAAGTTCCATTACTGAGATCTGGTAAAGCATGTCCAAACATGTTTGAAGTGCATTATAGTGTCACAGGAGTTATGGCCATTGTAGGCTACAATTTGTTACAGTGCAAGCATATAATGAAAAACATTGCCAACGACAAAAATTGCACTGAGCCAAATACTTGTCATCTTAAGCCTTGGTATCTTGCCTCCACTTCTCTTCCCAGTTAATGTACCAGTTTATGCCTTCCTTTTTTCTACTGGTCACTATTTGAAGGCTACTGTTTGTGCCATGcaatttctgtgttgttttgtttgatctcttgttcttgtttttccctcactatgtattagtgtttttttttttgtgtatgtataagtttttttttcaccctgcaAATGTCATTTCATGGAAAGTGTTCTCTGCAAGTCAGAGGGCACATTCAAGGGAGGggcaaaaataaagttttattttcccCAGGCAGGATTGTAACAAATGACTTCAGCAGTGAACTTCAACAGTGAAAAGGTTGGGATGTGAAACCTGCTCTAAGAATGCCACTCAATTGGTCAAGAGACctaaaaatgctgtttaaatCAGAGCAaccataaaaatatattaatttctCTCCTTTGTCACCtttgaatataaatatatatttaaatgtaataaaGCAGAACATGCATCAACCATTTGTAACAGTGTGCCTTAAACATACTGCAGATACAACAGTAACTAGAGAACCATCAACTTCTACGTTTGGCATAATATAGTACATAAAAAAAGGTTATAAAAATGCTTCAGGCAGCATGAGAGAAAAACTGGAGATCAAGCAGCCCGACACTAACACAGCAAAGAGTTCCACAATGTAACAGGCAGCAGAGTTTGAGAAAGGCACTTTTCTGACACAAAGAGCAAAGTCTCCAGTTACATTGCACAGAACATAAACATAAGAGTGGATGTGGATTGACACATTCTTGATCGTTCTCTTCCTCCAGATCTTGAAGTGCCTGCAGAGTCACTCCGGAACGGCAGCAGCTGCTATCTCCACTTTGCCATGCATGTCCTGGTCGATTCTGTACAGATGCAGCACTGATCAGATTTCTGTATGACTGGGGAGCAGCAACATTTAACAGGCCTAGTCTACCTgctaatgacaataataacagtaaaagtTACACTGCCAGGGATCTATTTTCTGAAAAATTACATGACATGTCAAAAACCTCAAGATGACACAAGTTAGCTCTAGATCCAAGATATTGCAAAGATGAGTCATCAATGATGTGACGTTAAAGCGACCACAAAGTACAGAACACTGCTACTATCTGAGGAGCAGCTGATCATAGCCTTCGTACTGTAACGAAAAGATTCATCACACTCCAATGAAGGTATCATATGCAATTTTAACATAGCAGGGGCCTttcactgaaacaaatgaatacaTGATTTGATCAGTTGATGTTTTGGAGCTCAAAAGCACTGACTAAAACTTTATTCTCCAGTTAGTGAAAATACACACCAAACCCCTTTTATAACACTATGGCCCTATACCACTGgtgtgattattttattatcatttcttCATAGCTTGACATCTCTGAACATTCATATTGTGTAAGCACAGGTTACTTATCAGTAAAAAGAATAATTCTGCCTGTATTAGAAAGGCTGACAAAGGTTTGTGACAATTACCAAACATCAGCAGGGTGTGGGTGTGCAGTGAGTCATGCAAGGAGCTGTGAGAACGGGCAGGCCAGGTGTTCAGTGAGGGCTAGTTACTGAGGGGACCATGTGAGGACATGGCTACAGTGCAACCACACACCACAGTGACTAGTCAGACCACAGTCCAACGGTTCTACCCCATTTAGTTGTGCAAACATCAGGAAACATGAACATACTTACCGACCATGCACCATTTTAAATTCTAAACCTGTATTTTTAGAATACATTCTAGTGAGTCTACTGGGTGGCTAAAGTTACAAAATAGCACGGGACAATACATTAAACTTAACCCCAACCTCCTAACCATTCATAACAGGAATGACAAATTCTTCACTTGCCAACAGCATTGTGTACAAAGAGCAGTAAGAgagaaattcattttaaatggcaACTCATAAACATAATGTTTTAAGCCACATTTTTATGACAGATATTGTTTTGTAGTTATCAATACAGAAATTCAAGAAATTTCATATGAATTTGTgttgaaattaaatttacagATTGGCTCAGTGGTGGGATTTAGTTTGTGAAACAGTCACCAAACTAGCTTTTTGACAGTCAAATATATACTTCACTCGTGTATTGAGAAAACTCAGATCAACTGAGAGGAAAATGTAGAataatgagaaagaaaaataatttatttttgctaGAAGGTGACTGGCGCTCAGGACAAAAACTTGATACAGACTGGGGTGTATAGTTGCATTCCTAAAAGCCAACCAATCAGTTTATTGTTAGTtttgtgaaatgcaaaaaatgccTAGACTGAAGCCCTGGGTGAAAGTGCATATACCTTTTACGggttttcctatttttttcgTCGTCAAACCTTAAGGGGCAGGGAAATGGGGTTAAGGAATAGAGAAATACACAGCCAACTTCAACCAAACATCCAAAAGAGCACCTTAAACAACTGATAAGCAGAATTTATGCTGAGGTACTTTAAGCTGCCACGTGAATCAATACACATCAGGCTAAGCCgtttcagacaaaaacaaaaaatgaattgtgCAGTGACTTTTCTGTATGAGTGAAATGCCACACCATATCAGAAAAGGTAGACACCACAAAATCAAGACAGGGATGTCATTTACATAAATGACAGAGGCAAATCTTCTggtttcaattttatttgattatacTGGATGCAATTCTATTTCACAAATGTTTCTGGAAGCTAATTACCTTTTAGGGCCTTATAATGGCAGgtcaaattaaatttaatattaGTTTTGCCCCAAAAATTAGActgcagaataaaaaaaaatatttttttcagcaagaTCTTTTACTAGAAAAGTAGTGTGCTGAAAAAAAGCTCAATTTTTTAGATATCTGAAAGACCGGTACATAAAAGACTGAAATACAACTGTATTTAAGGCCTTTatagaaataaaacaagtttTGGGGAGATTAGCCTGTTGGTCAACTTCAAAGTTAAAGGATGACAGAAGACACCAAAACCGTCCATATGCACTATTTACTCTGGtcctccatgctaacactttagcatcgTTTAGCATGTTATGTGATCATAGTTGTTAGTGGTTTATTTTCAAAAGGAAATACCTTAATATAGCTTCTGTAGtcaaaggtttttttgtttgttttttttgagaaCCATTTCATGTGAGCAACGATGCATTCATTGACTGCACAATAGTTCTGTATCCCATCACCCACTAGTTTTGGCTCCTAAGTCGACATAAGTCATGTAACAAGTCTCCTGGTGAAACAACTCCCTAGATTAAAACAGTATGTTGTTTTTGAATAATATTTAACATAAAGTTGACCAAATTCTACACCAAACTGCTACTCTTACACACCACATTCACCATTTCATTTCAGAGCTGCTTAAGTTCTCGTTTTCTTACTTCTGAGATAATGCTGGTCACCTGAACATCACTTAACAGAGAGTGT is a genomic window containing:
- the gcnt3 gene encoding beta-1,3-galactosyl-O-glycosyl-glycoprotein beta-1,6-N-acetylglucosaminyltransferase 3; the encoded protein is MSLSFVLWQIGSERHQVRSLPDFTLPEHSSDDLPGCLAVIEGDLQGKKDKLDGLLTSKRTHLSEEFYLNLTKDCQDYIKTRGFITMPISEEEKNFPIAYSMVIHEKIGMFERLLRAVYHPQNVYCVHVDQKSSEEFKAAAQAIVSCFPNVFIASKLESVVYASWSRVQADLNCMKDLLKSPVPWRYLLNTCGTDFPIKTNAEMVQAMKLLNGRNSMESETTNDYKKGRWQYHHIVGDSVVRTDTMKSHPPISSPMFSGNAYFVVTRDFVKYVVEDQEIQKFLEWEKDTYSPDEHLWATLQRMPSVPGSMPANNKYDQSDMLAIARLVKWSYLTGDVKKGAPYPPCSGTYRRAVCVYGAGDLHWLFQQHHLIANKFDPEIDDIALRCIEAFLRFKAVNSELAMTTF